The following proteins are co-located in the Apium graveolens cultivar Ventura chromosome 5, ASM990537v1, whole genome shotgun sequence genome:
- the LOC141724991 gene encoding uncharacterized protein LOC141724991, with product MPMFFTTQLGSSSSSSSSLFFHSSDSASLFLQPRSNLNPSSLLSFSIKCPYSSRCIFRVSADQAAQPATNDAPPRGSADWKEARTYIEKGLIYQGRVENFNGGGLLVRFQSLLGFLPFPQLSPYHSCKEPNKSIQEIARALTGSLISVKVIQADETNKKLILSEKEAAWVKFSRKISVGDIFDAKVGSIEDYGAFLHLRFPNGCYHLTGLVHVSEVSWDLVQDVRDVLHEGDEVRVKIVKIDREKSRITLSIKQLEEDPLLETLDKVIPKDGSVGSDSSSEDESYDIEPLQGLETIIEELLQEDGISDVRITRQGFEKRVVSQDLQLWLSNAPSIGEQFTLLARAGRQVQEIQLTTVLDQEGIKQALQRVLERVP from the exons ATGCCCATGTTCTTCACAACCCAACTgggttcttcttcttcttcttcctcttctctTTTCTTTCATTCTTCTGATTCAGCTTCACTCTTTCTGCAACCTCGTTCAAACCTCAACCCATCTTCGCTACTCTCTTTTTCAATAAAATGTCCCTATTCCTCCAGGTGCATTTTTAGAGTTTCAGCTGATCAGGCTGCTCAACCTGCCACTAATGATGCTCCTCCTCGG GGATCCGCAGATTGGAAGGAAGCAAGAACTTATATTGAGAAGGGACTTATTTACCAAGGAAGGGTTGAGAACTTCAATGGTGGAGGTCTGCTAGTGCGCTTCCAGTCTCTGTTGGGTTTCCTCCCTTTTCCCCAGTTGAGCCCTTATCATTCATGTAAAG AACCCAACAAGAGCATTCAAGAGATTGCAAGAGCTTTGACCGGGTCTCTTATTTCCGTAAAG GTAATCCAGGCAGATGAAACAAATAAAAAATTGATCTTATCAGAGAAAGAGGCTGCCTGGGTGAAGTTCAGCCGAAAAATCTCAGTGGGTGATATATTTGATGCGAAGGTGGGTTCTATAGAGGACTATGGTGCATTTCTTCATTTACGGTTCCCAAATG GGTGTTATCATCTCACCGGTCTTGTACATGTCTCAGAGGTGTCTTGGGATTTGGTGCAAGACGTAAGAGATGTCCTACATGAGGGTGATGAAGTGCGGGTAAAAATTGTTAAAATAGATAG GGAAAAGTCGAGGATTACATTGTCTATTAAGCAACTAGAGGAAGATCCGTTGTTAGAAACTTTGGACAAAGTGATTCCTAAG GATGGTTCAGTTGGTTCCGATTCTTCAAGTGAAGATGAGAGCTATGATATTGAGCCTCTTCAGGGGCTTGAAACCATAATAGAAGAGCTCTTACAGGAAGATGG TATAAGTGATGTAAGAATCACACGGCAGGGATTTGAGAAACGTGTGGTTTCACAAGATCTGCAACTCTGGCTATCAAAT GCACCATCAATTGGTGAACAGTTCACTCTTCTTGCTCGAGCTGGACGACAG GTGCAAGAAATACAACTGACAACTGTACTTgatcaagaaggtataaaacaAGCACTGCAGAGAGTATTGGAACGCGTCCCATGA